One Undibacter mobilis genomic region harbors:
- the ccoG gene encoding cytochrome c oxidase accessory protein CcoG: MTQLEELVRQSEVKAAPPPAPPGGDDIDEIPLYAARRKIYPQSVQGTFRRIKWIVLLVTLGIYYILPFVRWDRGPNAPSQAVLIDFPNRRFYFFFIELWPQEVYYLTGLLILAAIGLFLMNALAGRVWCGYLCPQTVWTDLYMAIERFTEGDRREHMKRESQPWTVETYARKGAKHFLWLMVAWWTGGAWVLYFADAPTLVKDLATGNAPFVAYAWIGILTVTTYTLAGHMREQVCLYMCPWPRIQAALTDEYALNVTYRYDRGEPRMSAKKAEQLKAQGERVGDCVDCLQCVHVCPTGIDIRQGSQLGCIQCGLCIDACNTIMAKLGRPRNLIAYDTDLNIKERLEGRPSTYKPIRWRTALYAAIIAVAGGIMIYTLATRGSEGISVIHDRNPMFVRLSDGSLRNGYTIRIVNKQLKSRDFVIAVDGLPSTLIDFVGLPPRADGRQLVAVGPDQTKEVRILVTDYSNTPPAASTSVLFSLIDVNSGEVAQVRDHFFGPEGK; the protein is encoded by the coding sequence ATGACACAACTCGAAGAACTGGTACGGCAATCCGAGGTCAAGGCCGCGCCGCCCCCTGCACCGCCGGGCGGTGACGACATCGACGAAATCCCGCTCTACGCGGCGCGCCGCAAGATCTATCCGCAGAGCGTGCAGGGCACCTTCCGCCGCATCAAATGGATCGTGCTGCTCGTTACCCTCGGTATCTATTACATCCTGCCTTTCGTGCGCTGGGACCGCGGGCCGAATGCGCCGTCTCAGGCGGTGCTGATCGACTTCCCCAACCGCCGCTTCTATTTCTTCTTCATCGAGCTGTGGCCGCAGGAGGTCTATTACCTCACGGGCCTGCTGATCCTTGCCGCCATCGGCCTGTTCCTGATGAACGCGCTCGCCGGCCGTGTCTGGTGCGGCTATCTGTGCCCGCAGACGGTGTGGACCGATCTCTATATGGCGATCGAGCGCTTCACCGAAGGCGATCGCCGCGAGCACATGAAGCGCGAATCGCAACCCTGGACGGTTGAGACCTACGCGCGCAAAGGCGCCAAGCATTTCCTTTGGCTGATGGTCGCGTGGTGGACCGGCGGCGCGTGGGTTCTGTATTTCGCCGACGCGCCGACTTTGGTGAAGGATCTCGCGACCGGCAATGCGCCGTTCGTCGCCTATGCCTGGATCGGCATCCTCACCGTCACGACCTATACGCTCGCCGGCCACATGCGCGAGCAGGTTTGCCTGTACATGTGCCCGTGGCCGCGCATCCAGGCGGCGCTGACCGACGAATATGCGCTGAACGTTACGTATCGCTACGATCGCGGCGAGCCGCGCATGTCCGCGAAGAAGGCCGAACAGCTCAAGGCGCAAGGCGAGCGCGTCGGTGACTGCGTCGACTGCCTGCAATGCGTTCATGTCTGCCCGACCGGTATCGATATCCGCCAGGGCTCGCAGCTCGGCTGCATTCAGTGCGGGCTGTGCATCGATGCCTGTAACACCATCATGGCCAAGCTCGGCCGGCCGCGTAACCTTATCGCCTACGATACGGATCTGAACATCAAGGAGCGCCTCGAAGGGCGCCCGTCAACCTACAAGCCCATCCGCTGGCGCACGGCGCTTTACGCCGCGATCATCGCCGTCGCCGGCGGCATCATGATCTACACGCTGGCGACGCGAGGCTCCGAGGGCATCAGTGTCATCCATGACCGCAATCCGATGTTCGTGCGGCTGTCAGACGGCTCGTTGCGCAACGGCTACACCATCCGTATCGTCAACAAGCAATTGAAGTCGCGTGACTTCGTCATCGCGGTGGACGGGCTGCCGTCGACACTGATCGATTTCGTCGGTCTGCCGCCGCGCGCCGATGGCCGGCAACTGGTCGCCGTTGGACCGGACCAGACAAAAGAAGTGCGCATCCTGGTGACCGACTACAGCAACACGCCGCCGGCAGCTTCGACCTCTGTTCTGTTTAGCCTGATTGATGTGAATTCCGGCGAGGTGGCGCAGGTTCGCGATCACTTCTTCGGACCCGAGGGGAAATAG
- the ccoP gene encoding cytochrome-c oxidase, cbb3-type subunit III, protein MAEEHKQIDALTGTATTGHEWDGLRELNTPLPRWWLWTFYLTIIWSIGYWVVYPAWPLVTNATQGLFGYHSRAAVVEDINALHAMRGPMMQQLATASTAEIAASPQLIDFARAQGRVAFADNCAPCHGAGGGGAKGYPNLNDDDWLWGGKLADIEQTIRYGVRSGNDKGHQGNMPPFKDVLKPAEMSSVADYVRSLSGLSTEAGVDLKAGQKVFADNCAVCHGDAGKGNREVGAPNLTDKIWLYGSDKATIVQGLQQGRGGVMPVWEGRLSEPAIKALAVYVYGFGGGEK, encoded by the coding sequence GTGGCTGAGGAACACAAACAGATCGACGCGCTGACCGGAACCGCAACCACCGGTCATGAATGGGACGGGCTGCGCGAGCTCAATACGCCGCTGCCGCGGTGGTGGCTGTGGACCTTCTACCTCACCATCATCTGGTCGATCGGCTACTGGGTCGTCTATCCGGCCTGGCCGCTGGTCACCAACGCGACCCAGGGGCTGTTCGGTTACCACTCGCGCGCCGCGGTGGTCGAGGACATCAATGCGCTGCATGCAATGCGCGGGCCGATGATGCAACAGCTGGCCACGGCCTCGACCGCCGAGATCGCCGCCAGCCCGCAACTGATCGACTTCGCGCGGGCGCAAGGCCGCGTGGCTTTCGCCGACAACTGCGCGCCGTGTCACGGCGCCGGTGGCGGCGGCGCCAAGGGTTATCCCAACCTCAACGATGATGACTGGTTGTGGGGCGGCAAGCTTGCCGACATCGAGCAGACCATCCGTTACGGCGTGCGCTCCGGCAACGACAAGGGTCACCAGGGCAACATGCCGCCCTTCAAGGACGTGCTGAAGCCCGCAGAAATGTCGTCGGTTGCCGACTATGTCCGCTCGCTGTCGGGTCTGTCGACCGAGGCGGGTGTCGATCTCAAGGCCGGGCAAAAGGTCTTTGCCGATAACTGCGCCGTCTGTCACGGCGACGCCGGCAAGGGCAACCGCGAGGTCGGCGCCCCGAATCTGACCGACAAGATCTGGCTCTATGGCTCCGACAAGGCGACCATCGTCCAGGGCCTGCAGCAGGGTCGCGGCGGCGTCATGCCGGTCTGGGAAGGCCGTTTGTCCGAGCCGGCCATCAAGGCGCTGGCCGTCTATGTCTACGGTTTCGGCGGCGGCGAGAAATAG
- the ccoO gene encoding cytochrome-c oxidase, cbb3-type subunit II → MSLWQKHAIFEKNSIVLLLGILVVIAVGGLVEIVPLFYLKNTIEKVEGVRPYTPLELAGRNIYVREGCYLCHSQMIRPLRDEVERYGHYSLAAESMYDRPFQWGSKRTGPDLARVGGKYSDDWHRDHLADPRAVVPGSVMPAYSFLAKTDLDYRHVAEDMKVQALLGVPYTPEMIEGAVKDVEVQASVDNPDAGDLVKRYPKAVARDFDGNPGRVSEADALIAYLQMLGTSVDFKMYDDKANIR, encoded by the coding sequence ATGTCACTCTGGCAAAAACACGCCATCTTCGAGAAGAACTCCATCGTCCTCCTGCTCGGCATTCTCGTGGTGATCGCAGTCGGCGGCTTGGTGGAGATCGTGCCGCTGTTCTATCTCAAGAACACCATCGAAAAGGTCGAGGGCGTGCGGCCCTATACGCCGCTCGAACTCGCCGGCCGCAACATCTATGTCCGCGAGGGCTGCTATCTCTGCCACTCGCAGATGATCCGTCCGCTCCGTGACGAGGTCGAACGCTACGGCCACTACTCGCTCGCGGCCGAGAGCATGTACGACCGCCCGTTCCAGTGGGGTTCGAAGCGCACCGGTCCCGATCTCGCACGCGTCGGCGGCAAGTACTCCGACGACTGGCATCGCGACCATCTGGCCGATCCGCGCGCGGTGGTGCCGGGCTCGGTGATGCCGGCCTACAGCTTCCTGGCCAAGACCGATCTCGACTACAGGCACGTCGCTGAGGACATGAAGGTGCAGGCACTGCTCGGCGTTCCCTATACGCCGGAGATGATCGAGGGCGCTGTCAAGGATGTCGAAGTGCAGGCATCCGTCGATAACCCGGACGCCGGTGATCTGGTCAAGCGCTATCCCAAGGCGGTTGCGCGAGACTTCGACGGCAATCCGGGCCGCGTTTCCGAGGCCGATGCGCTGATCGCGTATCTGCAAATGCTCGGCACGTCGGTCGACTTCAAGATGTACGACGACAAAGCCAACATCCGGTGA
- a CDS encoding cbb3-type cytochrome c oxidase subunit 3, which yields MDPTYKAAAEFAQTWGLIYFTAIFLAVVAYAFWPSRKKQFDEAARIPLRED from the coding sequence ATGGATCCGACCTACAAAGCTGCCGCCGAGTTCGCCCAGACCTGGGGACTCATCTACTTCACCGCGATCTTTCTCGCCGTGGTCGCCTACGCCTTCTGGCCATCGCGAAAGAAGCAATTCGACGAAGCAGCGCGCATTCCGCTGCGGGAGGACTGA
- a CDS encoding Spy/CpxP family protein refolding chaperone: MRAGIAISTALLIGGLVAGSALAQPAGSAGSGNGWGPNMMMGPGMMGPGGGRGMSWMCSPQAAGLAEWRKQRIEQLLKPTEAQRKALDDLQVASTKAAEAVSAACPREFPASAQARLELMEKRMEVMLTAIKTVRPAFDAFYATLSDEQKARLNSAGPRRWGWHGWRN, encoded by the coding sequence ATGAGAGCAGGTATCGCAATCTCGACTGCCTTGCTGATCGGAGGACTCGTGGCCGGATCTGCGCTCGCGCAGCCTGCCGGTTCTGCCGGCTCGGGTAACGGTTGGGGGCCGAACATGATGATGGGTCCCGGCATGATGGGCCCCGGCGGCGGCCGTGGCATGAGCTGGATGTGTAGCCCGCAGGCGGCGGGTCTTGCCGAATGGCGCAAACAGCGAATTGAGCAGTTGCTGAAGCCGACCGAAGCTCAGCGCAAGGCGCTCGACGACCTGCAGGTCGCGTCGACCAAGGCCGCCGAAGCCGTTTCTGCCGCTTGCCCGCGCGAGTTTCCGGCCAGCGCCCAGGCGCGGCTGGAGCTGATGGAGAAGCGGATGGAAGTCATGCTCACCGCGATCAAGACGGTGCGTCCGGCCTTTGACGCCTTCTACGCCACCCTGTCCGACGAACAAAAAGCGCGGCTCAATTCAGCCGGCCCGCGCCGTTGGGGCTGGCACGGCTGGCGCAACTAA
- the ccoN gene encoding cytochrome-c oxidase, cbb3-type subunit I, with translation MTIGEGGLALAFTALALVSLVIAAKAYTPEYAFHAYLFTAASIAAVFAIANRYFDRPAGKAPLLTADGRPNYNMGPVKFATIAAVFWGVAGFLVGVIIALQLAFPALNLDLPWTSFGRLRPLHTSAVIFAFGGNVLLATSFYVVQRTCRARLAGDLAPWFVVLGYNFFILIAGTGYLLGITQSKEYAEPEWYSDLWLTVVWVVYLLVFLGTIWRRSEPHIYVANWFYLAFIVTIAVLHLGNNATVPVSLFSPKSYIVWSGVQDAMVQWWYGHNAVGFFLTAGFLAIMYYFIPKRADRPVYSYRLSIIHFWALIFLYIWAGPHHLHYTALPDWAQTLGMTFSIMLWMPSWGGMINGIMTLSGAWDKLRTDPVLRMMVVSVAFYGMSTFEGPMMSVKVVNSLSHYTDWTIGHVHSGALGWVAYISFGAIYCLVPWLWNRRLYSLKLVNWHFWISTIGIVLYITAMWVSGILQGLMWRAYTSLGFLEYSFVETVEAMHPFYVIRALGGILFLCGALIMVFNLWMTVKSEAVAGEAEIRLQPAE, from the coding sequence ATGACGATTGGTGAAGGCGGCCTGGCGCTGGCCTTTACGGCCCTGGCGTTGGTCTCCCTCGTAATCGCGGCGAAGGCCTATACGCCCGAATATGCATTCCACGCTTATCTCTTCACCGCCGCGAGCATTGCCGCGGTCTTTGCCATCGCTAACCGCTACTTCGACCGCCCCGCCGGCAAGGCCCCGCTGCTGACCGCCGACGGGCGCCCGAACTACAATATGGGCCCGGTGAAATTCGCGACCATCGCCGCCGTCTTCTGGGGCGTCGCCGGTTTCCTGGTCGGCGTTATCATCGCCCTGCAACTTGCATTCCCGGCATTGAACCTCGATCTGCCGTGGACCAGCTTCGGCCGCCTGCGTCCGCTGCATACGTCGGCGGTGATCTTTGCCTTCGGCGGAAACGTCCTGCTCGCCACGTCATTCTATGTCGTGCAACGCACCTGCCGCGCGCGGCTCGCCGGCGATCTGGCGCCGTGGTTCGTCGTGCTGGGCTACAATTTCTTCATTCTGATTGCCGGCACCGGCTATCTGCTCGGCATCACGCAGTCGAAGGAATACGCCGAACCCGAATGGTACTCCGACCTCTGGCTGACGGTTGTCTGGGTCGTCTATCTGCTCGTGTTCCTGGGCACGATCTGGCGGCGCTCCGAGCCGCATATCTATGTGGCCAACTGGTTCTATCTCGCCTTCATCGTCACCATCGCGGTGCTGCACCTCGGTAACAACGCCACCGTTCCGGTGTCGCTGTTCTCGCCGAAGTCTTACATCGTCTGGTCCGGCGTGCAGGATGCGATGGTGCAGTGGTGGTACGGGCACAACGCGGTCGGTTTCTTCCTGACCGCCGGCTTCCTCGCCATCATGTACTACTTCATCCCGAAGCGGGCTGACCGTCCGGTCTACTCGTACCGGCTGTCGATCATCCACTTCTGGGCGCTGATCTTCCTCTACATCTGGGCCGGTCCGCACCATCTGCACTACACGGCGCTGCCGGACTGGGCGCAGACGCTCGGCATGACGTTCTCGATCATGCTGTGGATGCCCTCCTGGGGCGGCATGATCAACGGCATCATGACGCTGTCGGGTGCCTGGGACAAACTGCGCACCGACCCGGTGCTGCGCATGATGGTGGTGTCGGTCGCCTTCTACGGCATGTCGACCTTCGAAGGTCCGATGATGTCGGTGAAGGTCGTCAACTCGCTGTCGCATTACACCGACTGGACCATCGGTCACGTCCACTCCGGCGCGCTCGGCTGGGTCGCCTACATCTCCTTCGGCGCCATCTACTGCCTGGTGCCGTGGCTGTGGAACCGCAGGCTCTACTCGCTCAAGCTCGTCAACTGGCACTTCTGGATCTCGACCATCGGCATCGTGCTCTACATCACCGCGATGTGGGTGTCGGGCATCCTGCAGGGTCTGATGTGGCGCGCCTATACCTCGCTCGGCTTCCTCGAATACTCCTTCGTCGAAACGGTCGAGGCCATGCACCCCTTCTATGTGATCCGTGCACTCGGCGGAATTCTGTTCCTCTGCGGCGCGCTGATCATGGTGTTCAACCTCTGGATGACGGTGAAATCGGAAGCCGTCGCCGGAGAAGCCGAAATCCGACTTCAGCCTGCCGAATAA
- a CDS encoding OmpW/AlkL family protein, with protein MMLHKIAPALVAAFVGYTIAPAIAADMPAKPVYKAAPMADAFNPWMIRLRALGVVTRNSGVVDQVAGSGLSTSDTVVPELDITYFFTKNIAAELILGVTKHHVTGTGAAATNNLDVGKAWLLPPTLTLQYHFTNFGAFKPYIGAGVNYTMFFSQTAGNTANGAGVIITRSHLHNSWSPALQIGFDYMIDKHWGINVDVKKLWLRPNWDGDSNVGALTGKVNLDPWLIGAGVTYKF; from the coding sequence ATGATGCTACATAAAATCGCGCCGGCGCTTGTCGCGGCGTTTGTCGGATACACCATTGCGCCGGCTATCGCTGCCGATATGCCAGCGAAGCCGGTCTACAAGGCCGCACCGATGGCCGACGCCTTCAATCCGTGGATGATTCGTCTACGCGCGCTGGGCGTGGTGACGCGCAACTCAGGCGTGGTCGATCAGGTGGCCGGCTCGGGCCTCAGCACCAGCGATACGGTCGTTCCGGAGCTCGATATCACCTACTTCTTCACGAAGAACATCGCGGCCGAACTCATCCTCGGCGTCACCAAGCATCACGTCACCGGCACCGGCGCCGCCGCGACCAACAATCTCGATGTTGGCAAGGCCTGGCTGCTGCCGCCGACTCTGACCCTGCAGTATCACTTCACCAACTTCGGCGCCTTCAAGCCCTATATCGGCGCCGGCGTGAACTACACCATGTTCTTCAGCCAGACGGCCGGCAACACCGCCAACGGCGCCGGCGTCATTATCACCCGCAGCCACCTGCATAACTCGTGGTCGCCGGCGCTGCAGATCGGCTTCGACTACATGATCGACAAGCACTGGGGCATCAACGTCGACGTCAAGAAGCTCTGGCTGCGTCCGAACTGGGACGGCGACAGCAACGTCGGTGCGCTCACCGGCAAGGTCAATCTCGATCCGTGGCTGATCGGCGCCGGCGTGACCTACAAGTTCTAA